The segment TCGCGCGTACCACGCTGAGAGATATCGCCGAAGCAGCGAACCTCTCGGGCGGAACGCTGTACCACTACTTCAATTCCAAGGCGGACCTGTACCGCGCCGCCTATCTATGGGCGATTGAGGACCAGTTCACCGATATGCGTGCGGCTATCCGCGGTAAACGTACGGTGCGATCACGCATGGTAGCGGTGATTGAGCGCAACTACGAACGCTCTTTCTCGAAACCGCAAGTGATGAATTTCGTGCTTCGGGCTTGGGTCGAGCACAACGCGGAGGACCAGCAGCCGCTACCCGTGCCGGACTATGTCGGCGAACTGTATGACGCCATCATTGGCGATGGGGTCGAGAACGGGGAGGTGAGTGCTGGCGGCGCGCAACGGGTCATTGATGCCCTGCGCTGTATGCAGTGGGGGATCTCGGCGCTGGCAGTGACCGGACGCAGCCCGAAGGAAGCGGTCGAAGGCCTGAAGGCCTTCGTGGCTGACCCGCTCGCTCGAGTGTGATGATCCAGCACGTAGTCGGGCAAGTGGCCGATTAAATGCTAATCAAGGTCTGAACTTGGTCTATCGCCCGGCAAAGCTACGCCGGGCGATAGACCGCTGAGAATCAGGCCGTTGTATTTAGATGCCGTGGCTGGGTCCGGATGCGCCCTCGGCGAGCCCGGCGGCTTCCTTCGCGGACTGCATGGCGGCTTCCATGTCGTAGTGCTTGCGGGTCACGATGCGCTGCGCGTACAGACCCCCACCGGCCTGAATGTTCGTGACCTGCTTCCAGCCGCCGTACGAATCGGCAGTAAGGTCGCGGATCGCGTGGAACAACCGGGTGCGATATTCGCCCTCGGAGGCTCCCGACATGTACTTCGACACGAGCGGGCCGATCTCGTCGTTCTCCAGATCGGAGATCGAAGGTGCGGTCACGATCGCGCCGCCGGCGATGTCATGCAGGTGACGCACCATCAGGTTGTAGTTCGCGGCGCCGGTGTACTTGCCGGCGTTCGTGTAGAGCTCGCTGGGGAACACCGCGCCGAGCGCGCCGGTCTCGGCGTGCGTGAGTGCGGCCTCCAGGCACGCGCGCACCGTCGTCGCGTGGATGATCATCTCCGAGATCTTCTCGCGCACGTGCGACATCCGGCCAAGGCCATTGGCGTTCGCGATGAGCTGCGCGAGACCGACCATGACATCGGCGCCGTCCGCCATTGAGCTCAGGCCGCCCAGGCGCTCCC is part of the Cumulibacter soli genome and harbors:
- a CDS encoding TetR/AcrR family transcriptional regulator, encoding MPTTASRSAGRPRDSNGERTRALLIDAAIEMFSRQGLARTTLRDIAEAANLSGGTLYHYFNSKADLYRAAYLWAIEDQFTDMRAAIRGKRTVRSRMVAVIERNYERSFSKPQVMNFVLRAWVEHNAEDQQPLPVPDYVGELYDAIIGDGVENGEVSAGGAQRVIDALRCMQWGISALAVTGRSPKEAVEGLKAFVADPLARV